Genomic window (Longimicrobium sp.):
TCGCCCCCGCCAGCTCGTCGGGGCGATGGACGACGGCCGCGCTGATCCGGAATCCGGCGCCGTGCAGCGCGGTCGATGCCTCGCGCACCAGCTGCGTGAACGCGTCGCGGTCGGAGAGCGGCACGTTCTCGACGTCGAGCTGGATCCCCCAGAAGGCGTTGCGCCGGCAGAGCTCCACCAGCGACTCGATCGACCGGCGCCGCGCGTCGGGGTTGGAGAGCCACGCGTGCAGGATGGCCTGGTCGAAGCCCTGGTTCACCAGCAGCGGCATCACGCGGACGCGGTGCTCGCGCGCCAGCCGCAGCACGCGCGGATCGACGTCGCCCCACACCACGCCGTCGCCGTCCACCTTGTAGCCGTCGGGCGCGACGACATCGATGCGCGACACGTTGCGGCGGAAGCTCTCCCAGCTCTCCTGCGTGTCGACCATGTAGAACAGCCGCTCGCCCGCGCGCTGCGCATCCAGCGGCGAGCGCGGCACCAGCAGCAGCGCGGCGAACGCGAGCGACGTCGCGAATCTCCCGATCACCCGAAAGCTCCGTGTGGCGGTGGGACCTGTGTCAGCGTGTGGAGCGGGATCTTACCGGTCGTGTGCGCCCACGGACAGATCGGGAGATGCGGCGCCGGCGCGGATCAGCGCGCGGGTGGGGATGGGGGAGAGGAGAAGCGGAAGAGCCCGCGCTGGATCTCCACCGCGCAGGCGACGAGGAGGAAGGTGGCGTCGAGGCTGGACGGCGAGCTGCGCCTCCAGGCTCACCGCAGCACTGCCGCGCCCACGGCGATGACGCCGATCAGCACGCTGACGGCGGACTTCATCGCGGCGGCGACCAGGCGGCCCAGGAAGGCGCCCCACCCCACGCGCATGGCGCCGCGCATCTCGGGATTCTTCGTCATCTCCAGCACCGCCGCGCCCACGAACGCGCCGATGAACGCGCCGATCACGCTGCCGATGATGGGGATGGGGATGCCGACGAACGCGCCGATCAGCCCGCCCAGGATGGCGCCCCACCCCGCGCGCCGGCTGCCACCGTACTTCCGCGCGAAGCGCCCGCCGAGGATGAACTCCACCACCTCGGCGATGACCGCCAGCAGCAGCGCGATGCCGAACACCGTCCACCCTGGGCCGCCCCAGCGCGTGTAGTACGCGAACACCCCGATGGCCGCCACCTGCAGCCAGGTGCCCGGCAGCCCGAGCGGCACCAGCAGCAGCCCCGCGAGCTGCGCCAGCGCGAGAAGAGCGAAAGGCATCATCCAGTCCCGTTCACGGTTCGACGAATCCGTAGCCGCAAGCACGAGGCCCGCGGCGCCGTCCCCAACGACGTGCCGCGGGCCTCGGATGTTTCAGGACGATCGGCGGGCACGAGACAACATCGCGGCCCGCCGTCCAACAGAATCCCCCGAGACGTCCAGCCTCAGCAGGGTTGCTCGGCCGAAGCGACCTGGCGCGGGCAGATGCACCCGCCCATCCCGCTGAGACTGTTGGGATCGAAGCATCCCGCCCCGTTGGAGCCGCCCGGTGAATCGCAGAAGTTCGTCCAGCACACCTCCGATTCGTGCCCGCGGACCGTGCCCCGGAGGGCCTGCTTTCCACCGGTCGTCGCGAACGCTTCCACCACGAGCTCTTCCAGGTCCAGTCGGATCTTGCGCATGTGTTTCCTCCGGGAGGTGGGGCAATGCCGGCGCGAGGAGGGTCCTCGGCCGCGATTCATGGCGAGTGTTGGGTTCCCTGCGGGATTGTGTCTCGAAAGGCTGGGCCGGATGCCTAAACATGCGTGTTCCTGCCGGCGACCTGCAAGAACCACGTGCAACGCTGCCGGCCGGGCACCGACACCGTGGCCCGCGGCGGCGCGGACTTCCTTGCTCTTGCGGCACGATGCAGTCACCTTGCAGCTCACACCGCCCGTTCCGCGCCGTAGCAGCACGCAATCCACTGCGGGATGCGTCAGAGCGTCACGGAATCGCGGTAAAGCCGAAGCGTCAGACCCCTTTCCCGAGGAGGCGAAGCATGCGGAAGCTGAAGCTGGACGTCGACGCGCTGCAGGTGGAGTCGTTCGACATCGTGCGCGACGGGCGGCGGCGGGGGACGGTGCGCGGGCAGGAGACGTTCGTCGGCGACACCAACTGCGGCACCTGCCAGCCGGAGAGCTGGGGCGGCACCTGCGCCATCTTCGGCTGCCCCGACACGCCCAACAGCACGCAGACCTGCGAGACGGCGTGGGGATGCACCTGCATGGAAGGGTGCGCGACGGTCGACACGTGGAACTGTGGCTACGGCTGCACCCAGCAGGAAACCTGCGATCCGATGGGCTGCGTGATCGAGCTGTAGGACGGCCCCGCGGCATTCGACGACGGAATGATGATACCGGCTGCCGCAATTGATTGTGCATTCCGATCAGATGTCATTCCGAGTCGTACACCGCGCTGCGCGCGACCACGGAGGATGAAAGTCATAATCACCTGCACCACAACGACTTAGGCGATCTACTTTCTATTCAGCGGCGCCGCTGCTCCGAACCTCCAATCGCGCTGATGCCAGGCGGCGCCCGAGGAATCTGTGGCATGCGTCCGAGCGACAGGCGGCCTGTGGCTCGGGAGCCGGCCACAGATTCCTCAGGCGCCACGGCTTCGGCATGGGAGGAGAGGGCGGCGCAGCGCCTTCGGAATGACATCGTCCGGTGGGGTGCAAACGGAGGCAAGGCACCTGGAATGGAGACAGGCCCCCGGCGCGACGAAGCCGCCGGGGGCCCTTTCCTGCTGTCCCCTGTCCCCTAGTAGTACGACTGGCTCATCGACCCGCCGCGCGACGAGAGCATGTTCATCTTCAGCTCGAAGTCGCCCGGGTTCGTCGCGGCGGCCTTGGCCACCTCGTACTCCACCTCGTCCTTCTGCACCAGGTCCATCAGGCACTGGTCGAAGGTCTGCATCCCGTACGTCACCCGCCCCTCGGCGATGTGCTCGCGGATCTCCTCCAGCCGCGCCGGATCGGCGATGCAGTCGCGGATCGTCCCCGTCACCACCATCACCTCGGCGGCCAGCACGCGCCCCTTGCCGTCGCGGCGCGGCAGGAGGCGCTGGGAGATGACGGACTGCAGCTGCTCGGCCAGGCGCAGCCGCACGATCCCCTGCTCCTCGGGCGGGAAGACGGCCACGAGGCGCGAGATGGTGGACGCCGCGTCGCGCGTGTGCACGGTGGAGATCACCAGGTGCCCCGTCTCGGCCGACTTGAGCGCGATGTCGATGCTCTCCGTGTCGCGCATCTCGCCGATCAGGATGACGTCGGGGTCCTGGCGCAGCGCGGCGCGCAGGCCGTGGCGGAAGTCGTCGGTGTCGACGCCGATCTCGCGCTGGGTGATGGAGCAGTTGATGTCGCGGTGCAGGAACTCGATGGGGTTCTCGAGCGTGACCACGTGGCGGCGCATGTTCTGGTTCATGTAGCCGATCATGGCCGCCTGCGTGCTGCTCTTCCCCGACCCGGTCACCCCCGTCACCAGCACCAGCCCGCGCTCCAGCGCGGCGACGTCGGCCAGCACCGGTGGCAGCCCCAGCTGCTCGAAGGTGGGGATCTCGATGGGGATCACCCGCATCACGATCATGAACGACCCGCGCTGCCGCAGGATGTTCACGCGGAAGCGGCCCACGCCCGCCAGCCCCCACGAGCAGTCGTAGTCGGTGATGTCGTCGAGCCGCGCCCGGTCGCGCTCGTGCGGGATCAGGAAGCCGGCGATGGCCCGCGTCTGGTCGGGCGTCAGCCGCTGCTTGGTGAAGGGGATCAGC
Coding sequences:
- a CDS encoding glycosyl hydrolase family 18 protein yields the protein MIGRFATSLAFAALLLVPRSPLDAQRAGERLFYMVDTQESWESFRRNVSRIDVVAPDGYKVDGDGVVWGDVDPRVLRLAREHRVRVMPLLVNQGFDQAILHAWLSNPDARRRSIESLVELCRRNAFWGIQLDVENVPLSDRDAFTQLVREASTALHGAGFRISAAVVHRPDELAGATQYQKWLFANWRVGYDLPAIAPALDFVSVMTYAQHTRRTPPGPQAAVNWDDEVIRYVLRSVPAEKVSLGIPTGAQHWYTSQEDRITPELARSYSEQISHARAMSLIERYGARLEWDDEAQVPFAHYARAGTWEWIFMENARSFRAKLGLVERHRLRGISVWVLGPEDPEIWTVLAR
- a CDS encoding DUF456 domain-containing protein, which encodes MPFALLALAQLAGLLLVPLGLPGTWLQVAAIGVFAYYTRWGGPGWTVFGIALLLAVIAEVVEFILGGRFARKYGGSRRAGWGAILGGLIGAFVGIPIPIIGSVIGAFIGAFVGAAVLEMTKNPEMRGAMRVGWGAFLGRLVAAAMKSAVSVLIGVIAVGAAVLR
- a CDS encoding PilT/PilU family type 4a pilus ATPase; the protein is MSTTEPTVDQRGGDLRDAVENIIKAAVARGASDLHVKSGDVFRARINGQLIPFTKQRLTPDQTRAIAGFLIPHERDRARLDDITDYDCSWGLAGVGRFRVNILRQRGSFMIVMRVIPIEIPTFEQLGLPPVLADVAALERGLVLVTGVTGSGKSSTQAAMIGYMNQNMRRHVVTLENPIEFLHRDINCSITQREIGVDTDDFRHGLRAALRQDPDVILIGEMRDTESIDIALKSAETGHLVISTVHTRDAASTISRLVAVFPPEEQGIVRLRLAEQLQSVISQRLLPRRDGKGRVLAAEVMVVTGTIRDCIADPARLEEIREHIAEGRVTYGMQTFDQCLMDLVQKDEVEYEVAKAAATNPGDFELKMNMLSSRGGSMSQSYY